In Nonomuraea sp. NBC_00507, the following are encoded in one genomic region:
- a CDS encoding serine/threonine-protein kinase produces the protein MSERLGPYELLSRLGAGGFGEVHLALDAEGRTVAVKVLHPHIAADGASSGALARLAREVETMRRVGGPHVAEVLDASLEGARPYLVTRYVQGRPLSALPAPVDDLHRLASGLADALLAMHEAGVIHRDLKPANVMMAEGDPVVIDFGIASALDSLSVTASGAVVGTPGYLAPEVLEGKQAGMEADVFSFGATLAYAATGRQPYGQGPASAVAYRVVHHPPDLEGVPEWLAPLLRVCLSVDPAARPTAAEICAKLGVAHVPAPPPRTSRAADHAMTVEWRPGKERHRRTVEESKARHREKVRRRWLIGSGLFVSLLAAAAWEPLSEVALFLLAAYALAVVADAGVALFSHGPYRRSRMITDMVSVAGVVGLCFGLAAVFSTFTLALFAGTALVVGIVFLLSA, from the coding sequence ATGAGCGAGCGTCTCGGCCCCTATGAGCTCCTTTCCCGGCTCGGGGCAGGCGGGTTCGGCGAGGTGCATCTCGCGCTCGACGCCGAGGGACGCACGGTCGCGGTCAAGGTGCTGCACCCGCACATCGCGGCCGACGGCGCGAGCTCCGGCGCGCTCGCCCGGCTGGCGCGCGAGGTGGAGACCATGCGCAGGGTCGGCGGGCCGCACGTGGCAGAGGTGCTCGACGCCTCGCTGGAGGGCGCCCGACCCTATCTCGTGACCCGTTATGTCCAGGGCCGACCGCTCAGCGCCCTGCCCGCGCCCGTGGACGACCTGCACAGGCTGGCCTCCGGGCTGGCCGACGCGTTGCTGGCCATGCACGAGGCCGGAGTGATCCACCGCGATCTCAAGCCGGCGAACGTGATGATGGCCGAAGGCGATCCCGTCGTCATCGACTTCGGCATCGCCAGCGCGCTCGACTCGCTGTCGGTCACCGCCTCGGGCGCGGTGGTGGGCACGCCCGGCTACCTGGCCCCCGAGGTGCTGGAGGGCAAGCAGGCGGGCATGGAGGCCGACGTGTTCTCGTTCGGGGCGACGCTGGCGTACGCGGCGACCGGGCGGCAGCCGTACGGGCAGGGTCCGGCCTCCGCGGTCGCCTACCGGGTCGTGCACCATCCGCCCGATCTGGAAGGCGTGCCCGAGTGGCTGGCGCCGCTGTTGCGGGTGTGCCTGTCCGTCGATCCGGCCGCGCGGCCGACGGCCGCGGAGATCTGCGCCAAGCTGGGCGTCGCCCACGTGCCTGCTCCGCCGCCCCGCACCTCTCGCGCAGCCGACCACGCGATGACCGTGGAGTGGCGGCCGGGCAAGGAGCGGCATCGGCGGACGGTGGAGGAGTCCAAGGCCCGGCATCGGGAGAAGGTACGCAGGCGCTGGCTGATCGGCTCGGGGCTGTTCGTGTCGTTACTGGCGGCCGCGGCGTGGGAGCCGCTGTCGGAGGTCGCGCTCTTCCTGCTGGCGGCGTACGCGCTGGCCGTGGTGGCGGATGCCGGGGTGGCGCTGTTCTCGCACGGCCCTTACCGGCGCAGTCGCATGATCACGGATATGGTGAGCGTGGCGGGGGTCGTCGGGCTGTGTTTCGGGCTGGCGGCGGTGTTCAGCACGTTCACGCTGGCGCTGTTCGCGGGCACGGCGCTGGTGGTCGGGATCGTGTTCCTGCTGTCGGCATGA
- a CDS encoding electron transfer flavoprotein subunit beta/FixA family protein → MNIVVCVKQVPDTATERKLRSDDKTLDRDAADGVVNELDEYAVEEALKLKEAHGGEVTVLTMGPGKATETIRKALAMGADKAVHLSDEALHGSDALSTSYAMAQVLKKIGFDLVVLGSESTDARTGVLAAMLAERLGAPQLTLANKVEIEGSSITIQRLTDYGFDKVSATLPAVVSVVEKINEPRYPSFKGIMAAKKKPVETLAIGDASIDAAQVGLAAAWSEVVDFAAAPPRAAGTVVKDEGDGGEKAADFLASKKFI, encoded by the coding sequence ATGAACATCGTCGTCTGCGTGAAGCAGGTCCCCGACACGGCGACCGAGCGCAAGCTGCGGTCCGATGACAAGACGCTCGACCGCGACGCCGCCGACGGCGTGGTCAACGAGCTTGACGAGTACGCGGTCGAGGAGGCGCTGAAGCTCAAGGAAGCCCACGGTGGCGAGGTCACCGTGCTCACCATGGGCCCAGGCAAGGCCACCGAGACCATCCGCAAGGCCCTGGCCATGGGCGCCGACAAGGCCGTGCACCTGAGCGACGAGGCTCTGCACGGCTCGGACGCGCTGTCGACCTCGTACGCGATGGCCCAGGTGCTCAAGAAGATCGGCTTCGACCTGGTCGTCCTGGGCTCGGAGTCCACCGACGCACGCACCGGCGTGCTGGCCGCCATGCTGGCCGAGCGCCTCGGTGCGCCACAGCTCACGCTGGCCAACAAGGTCGAGATCGAGGGCTCCTCGATCACCATCCAGCGCCTCACCGACTACGGCTTCGACAAGGTCTCGGCCACGCTGCCGGCCGTCGTCTCCGTGGTGGAGAAGATCAACGAGCCCCGTTACCCCTCGTTCAAGGGCATCATGGCGGCCAAGAAGAAGCCGGTCGAGACGCTCGCCATCGGCGACGCCTCCATCGACGCCGCCCAGGTCGGCCTGGCCGCGGCCTGGTCCGAGGTCGTCGACTTCGCCGCGGCCCCGCCGCGCGCGGCCGGCACGGTCGTCAAGGACGAGGGCGACGGTGGCGAGAAAGCCGCCGACTTCCTGGCGTCGAAGAAGTTCATCTGA
- a CDS encoding electron transfer flavoprotein subunit alpha/FixB family protein, producing MSEILVLVEHVDGEVKKVTLELLTLARSLGTPAAVWAGPGITPDAKARLAEYGAEKIYVAPASDIVDHVVAPKAELLAQLVADKSPSAVLVAATPEGKEVAGRLAVKTDSGVITDAVGLGEGFVADQSIFGGGINVQSKVRKGTPIIAVRPNSTAPAPAGGAGAEEEISVALSDAAKAARIVERVKQEKGARPELTEAAIVVSGGRGVGSAENFSIIEELADALGAAVGASRAATDAGWYPHQFQVGQTGKTVSPQLYIAAGISGAIQHRAGMQTAKTIVAINKDPEAPIFELADYGVVGDLHQVVPQLTEEVKKRK from the coding sequence ATGTCGGAGATTCTCGTTCTCGTCGAGCACGTCGACGGCGAGGTCAAGAAGGTCACGCTGGAGCTGCTCACGCTGGCCCGCTCCCTCGGCACGCCGGCCGCCGTCTGGGCCGGCCCCGGCATCACGCCGGACGCCAAGGCCAGGCTGGCCGAGTACGGCGCCGAGAAGATCTATGTCGCTCCCGCGAGCGACATCGTCGACCACGTCGTCGCGCCCAAGGCCGAGCTACTGGCCCAGCTGGTGGCCGACAAGTCGCCGTCGGCCGTGCTGGTCGCCGCCACGCCCGAGGGCAAGGAGGTCGCCGGCCGCCTCGCGGTCAAGACCGACTCCGGCGTCATCACCGACGCCGTGGGCCTCGGCGAGGGCTTCGTAGCCGACCAGTCGATCTTCGGCGGCGGCATCAACGTGCAGTCGAAGGTCCGCAAGGGCACCCCGATCATCGCCGTACGCCCCAACTCCACGGCCCCCGCGCCCGCCGGGGGCGCCGGAGCGGAGGAGGAGATCTCGGTGGCGCTGTCCGACGCGGCCAAGGCGGCCCGCATCGTGGAGCGCGTCAAGCAGGAGAAGGGCGCCCGCCCCGAGCTGACCGAGGCCGCGATCGTGGTCTCCGGCGGCCGCGGCGTCGGCTCGGCCGAAAACTTCTCCATCATCGAGGAGCTCGCGGACGCGCTCGGCGCGGCCGTCGGCGCTTCGCGCGCCGCGACGGACGCGGGCTGGTATCCGCACCAGTTCCAGGTGGGCCAGACGGGCAAGACGGTGTCGCCGCAGCTCTACATCGCGGCCGGCATTTCCGGGGCGATCCAGCACCGGGCCGGCATGCAGACCGCCAAGACGATCGTCGCCATCAACAAGGACCCTGAGGCGCCGATCTTCGAGCTGGCCGACTACGGAGTGGTGGGCGACCTTCACCAGGTCGTGCCCCAGCTCACGGAGGAAGTCAAGAAGCGCAAGTAG
- a CDS encoding TetR/AcrR family transcriptional regulator produces the protein MRRDELLDAAEELLCDQGSAALTLAAVAERAGVSKGGLLYHYGSKEALIKAMVERLIEDFDELMAAQPDETYTERYVGATLAAVRSGRLRRWAVVTGASGNLFLLAPLRDAMARWHREGLSEEPDPQASQIVRLACEGLWDVASHDPELNTEDDLQALEGRLRALLKTPPKAP, from the coding sequence ATGAGACGAGACGAGCTTTTGGACGCGGCGGAGGAGCTCCTCTGCGACCAGGGCTCGGCCGCGCTCACGCTCGCGGCCGTCGCCGAGCGAGCAGGTGTGAGCAAGGGCGGCCTCCTCTATCACTACGGCTCCAAAGAAGCCTTGATCAAGGCCATGGTGGAGCGGTTGATCGAGGACTTCGACGAACTCATGGCCGCTCAGCCGGATGAGACCTACACCGAGCGCTACGTGGGCGCGACGCTGGCCGCCGTGCGATCGGGCCGGCTGCGACGATGGGCGGTCGTCACGGGGGCGTCGGGCAACCTCTTCCTGCTCGCGCCGCTCCGTGACGCGATGGCCCGATGGCATCGCGAGGGGTTGAGCGAGGAGCCGGATCCGCAGGCATCGCAGATCGTACGGCTCGCGTGTGAGGGGCTCTGGGACGTGGCCAGCCACGACCCGGAGCTGAACACCGAGGACGATCTGCAGGCCCTCGAGGGCCGCCTGCGAGCCCTGCTGAAAACTCCGCCCAAAGCGCCCTGA
- a CDS encoding cysteine desulfurase family protein, which translates to MTRPSAYLDHAATTPMLPEAIEAMTEQLKRVGNPSSLHAAGRQVRRVVEESRETIADALGARPSEVVFTSGGTEADNLAIKGLYWARQPRRRVLLSSVEHHAALDPAHWLSGSQGAEVELLDVDAYGRVHPDTLREAIERDPGGVAMISIMWANNEVGTVQPVRVLAAIARDHGIPFHTDAVQAIGQLPVSFAESGADALTLTGHKVGGPMGVGALLLARGLTPVSVQHGGGQERDVRSGTLDAPAIAGLAAAVSTAVKHQEALSSRLTALRDELIERVRQAVPDVLLNGDPDNRLPGNAHFSFPGCEGDALLMLLDAKGVECSTGSACSAGVAQPSHVLLAMGADAAAARGSLRFTLGHTSTREDVDRLIEVLPAVVERARRAGLS; encoded by the coding sequence GTGACCAGACCGTCGGCCTATCTTGATCATGCAGCGACCACGCCCATGCTGCCCGAGGCGATCGAGGCCATGACGGAGCAACTCAAACGGGTGGGAAATCCTTCCTCGCTGCATGCGGCGGGCCGTCAGGTGCGCAGGGTGGTCGAGGAGTCGCGGGAGACGATCGCCGACGCGCTCGGAGCTCGGCCCAGCGAGGTCGTGTTCACCTCGGGCGGCACTGAAGCGGACAACCTCGCGATCAAGGGGCTCTACTGGGCGCGGCAGCCGCGGCGGCGGGTGCTGCTCAGCTCCGTGGAGCACCATGCCGCGCTCGACCCGGCCCATTGGCTGTCCGGCAGCCAGGGCGCGGAGGTCGAGCTGCTGGACGTCGACGCCTACGGCCGGGTGCACCCCGACACGCTTCGGGAAGCGATCGAGCGCGACCCCGGCGGCGTGGCGATGATCAGCATCATGTGGGCCAACAACGAGGTCGGCACCGTCCAGCCGGTGCGCGTGCTGGCCGCCATCGCCCGCGACCACGGCATCCCGTTCCACACCGACGCGGTCCAGGCGATCGGGCAGCTGCCGGTCTCGTTCGCCGAGTCAGGGGCCGACGCCCTCACGCTGACCGGCCACAAGGTCGGCGGCCCGATGGGGGTCGGCGCGTTGTTGCTGGCCAGAGGGCTGACCCCGGTGTCCGTGCAGCATGGCGGTGGCCAGGAGCGCGACGTGCGCTCCGGCACGCTCGACGCCCCCGCCATCGCCGGGCTCGCGGCCGCCGTCAGCACCGCCGTCAAGCATCAGGAGGCCCTGAGCAGCCGTCTGACGGCGCTGCGCGACGAGCTCATCGAACGCGTCCGCCAGGCCGTGCCCGACGTGCTGCTCAACGGGGATCCGGACAACCGGCTGCCCGGCAACGCCCACTTCTCCTTCCCCGGCTGCGAGGGTGACGCGCTGCTCATGCTGCTGGACGCCAAGGGCGTGGAGTGTTCGACGGGCTCGGCCTGCTCGGCGGGCGTGGCGCAGCCGTCACACGTGCTGCTGGCCATGGGAGCCGACGCGGCCGCGGCTCGGGGCTCGCTCAGGTTCACCCTGGGCCACACCTCGACCCGCGAGGACGTCGACCGGCTGATCGAGGTGCTCCCGGCCGTCGTAGAACGCGCCCGCCGCGCCGGCCTCAGCTGA
- a CDS encoding DUF695 domain-containing protein — MRLFGRKDADDEDDEPRGDGIAEFWTWWQETRPRLDSLVAAGDTGGLEDLLASAVAALHPDLVWEVAPGRNAMHTLVVTSAGDAELRPLAHRWAKGAPEADLLWEFHPSRQANPQALELTLDVGGFEFALDKLMLGLRAPRDTPRVDVAAYHPIFGELDEDTRMETALLALDWLLGEDDVARWVGEITAVTFEPIDAVPAVHLPAVVADVASGFDEEQWVLLEGQTAGGAPLVATARYPLRPVDYPLFDQHIAITLPYAHRDEAGLPIGASLTALRDFEERLAARMLKLRDDAVLAAHLSTEGLRTIHVYADPTGEAAIHAKELIVGWEEGEPRVDVGTDAGWTAVAPFLS; from the coding sequence ATGCGACTGTTCGGGCGCAAGGACGCAGACGACGAGGACGACGAGCCGCGCGGAGACGGGATCGCCGAGTTCTGGACGTGGTGGCAGGAGACCAGGCCGCGGCTCGACTCGCTCGTGGCCGCGGGCGACACCGGAGGGCTGGAGGACCTGCTCGCCTCCGCCGTCGCCGCGCTGCATCCCGACCTGGTCTGGGAGGTGGCGCCCGGCAGGAACGCCATGCACACCCTGGTGGTGACCTCGGCGGGCGACGCCGAGCTGCGCCCACTCGCACACCGCTGGGCCAAGGGCGCGCCGGAGGCCGACCTGCTCTGGGAGTTCCACCCATCGCGGCAGGCCAATCCACAGGCGCTGGAGCTCACCCTGGACGTGGGCGGCTTCGAGTTCGCGCTCGACAAGCTGATGCTGGGCCTGCGGGCGCCACGGGACACACCGCGGGTCGACGTGGCCGCCTACCATCCGATCTTCGGCGAGCTCGACGAGGACACCAGGATGGAGACCGCGCTGCTGGCCCTGGACTGGCTGCTCGGCGAGGACGACGTGGCCAGGTGGGTGGGCGAGATCACGGCCGTCACGTTCGAGCCGATCGACGCGGTGCCCGCCGTGCATCTGCCCGCCGTGGTCGCCGACGTGGCCTCCGGTTTCGACGAGGAGCAGTGGGTGCTGCTCGAAGGGCAGACGGCGGGCGGCGCGCCACTCGTCGCCACGGCCCGCTATCCGCTGCGCCCGGTCGACTATCCGCTGTTCGACCAGCACATCGCGATCACGCTGCCGTACGCGCACCGCGACGAGGCCGGCCTGCCGATCGGCGCGTCGCTGACCGCGCTGCGCGACTTCGAGGAGCGGCTGGCCGCCCGCATGCTCAAACTGCGTGACGACGCGGTGCTCGCCGCGCACCTGAGCACCGAAGGGCTGCGCACCATCCACGTCTACGCCGACCCGACCGGCGAGGCCGCCATCCACGCCAAGGAGCTCATCGTGGGCTGGGAGGAGGGCGAGCCCCGGGTGGACGTCGGCACCGACGCCGGATGGACCGCGGTGGCCCCCTTCCTCAGCTGA
- the mnmA gene encoding tRNA 2-thiouridine(34) synthase MnmA, producing MGLRVLAAMSGGVDSAVAAARIAEAGHDVTGVHLALSANPQSHRTGARGCCTIEDSRDARRAADVIGIPFYIWDMAERFQRDVVEDFVAEYAAGRTPNPCLRCNEKIKFAAVLDRALALGFDAVATGHHARLIDGVLSRSADEGKDQSYVLGVLTREQLGHAIFPLGDSTKAEVRAEAARRGLTVADKPDSHDICFIADGDTRGFLSKRLGSAEGPIVDESGAVVGSHQGAHGYTIGQRKGLHIDRPATDGRPRYVLSIEPVSNTVTVGPRSALEVTSITCGPPVWNGPSEVSGELAVQLRAHGEVYGCRFEEIDGGLRIELDRPATGVAAGQAAVLYRGDTVVGSATIAGAS from the coding sequence ATGGGATTGCGTGTGCTTGCCGCCATGTCGGGCGGCGTCGACTCCGCCGTGGCCGCCGCTCGGATCGCCGAGGCGGGCCACGATGTCACTGGTGTCCACCTTGCCCTGTCCGCCAACCCCCAATCTCACCGCACGGGCGCCCGGGGGTGCTGCACGATCGAGGACTCGCGGGACGCGCGCCGCGCCGCCGACGTGATCGGCATCCCGTTCTACATCTGGGATATGGCCGAGCGTTTCCAGCGTGACGTGGTCGAGGATTTCGTGGCCGAATACGCGGCGGGCCGCACGCCCAACCCGTGCCTGCGCTGCAACGAGAAGATCAAGTTCGCGGCCGTGCTCGACCGGGCGCTGGCCCTGGGCTTCGACGCGGTCGCCACCGGTCATCACGCCAGGCTGATCGACGGGGTCCTGTCCAGGAGCGCTGACGAGGGCAAGGACCAGTCCTACGTGCTGGGCGTGCTCACCCGCGAGCAGCTCGGCCACGCGATCTTCCCGCTGGGTGACTCGACCAAGGCGGAGGTGCGCGCGGAGGCCGCCAGGCGTGGCCTGACCGTCGCCGACAAGCCCGACAGCCACGACATCTGCTTCATCGCCGACGGCGACACACGGGGCTTCCTGTCCAAGCGGCTCGGGTCGGCGGAAGGGCCCATCGTGGACGAGAGCGGCGCGGTGGTCGGCAGCCACCAGGGCGCGCACGGCTACACGATCGGCCAGCGCAAGGGCCTGCACATCGACCGCCCGGCCACGGACGGCAGGCCGCGCTATGTGCTGTCGATCGAGCCGGTGTCCAACACGGTCACGGTCGGGCCGCGTTCGGCGCTGGAGGTCACGTCGATCACCTGCGGCCCGCCGGTCTGGAACGGGCCGTCCGAGGTCTCCGGCGAGCTCGCCGTGCAACTGCGGGCACACGGTGAGGTCTACGGGTGCCGCTTCGAGGAGATCGACGGCGGGTTGCGCATCGAGCTCGACCGCCCGGCCACGGGCGTCGCGGCGGGCCAGGCGGCCGTCCTCTACCGCGGGGACACCGTCGTGGGGTCCGCCACCATCGCGGGCGCCTCGTAG
- a CDS encoding MBL fold metallo-hydrolase codes for MELTKYGHACVRLEKDGKVLVIDPGAFTEDPVLDGADAVLITHQHFDHVDPGKLATVPPGVEIWTCEGVAGELSDVPVKVNVVRHGDGFEAAGFGVKVFGEWHAKNHPDWPIVQNVGFLVDDEVFYPGDALTVPEAEVPTLLVPTNAPWLKMAEMVEYLRTVRPARAYSTHDGLLNDNGLGLVDNWLRVESDKLGADIRRLQIGESVTLG; via the coding sequence ATGGAGCTCACCAAGTACGGTCACGCGTGCGTACGCCTGGAAAAGGACGGCAAGGTCCTCGTCATCGACCCGGGGGCGTTCACCGAGGACCCGGTGCTCGACGGCGCCGACGCGGTCCTGATCACCCACCAGCACTTCGACCACGTCGATCCTGGCAAGCTCGCGACCGTCCCGCCGGGCGTGGAGATCTGGACGTGCGAGGGCGTCGCCGGCGAATTGTCCGACGTGCCGGTCAAGGTGAACGTGGTCCGGCACGGCGACGGCTTCGAGGCGGCCGGTTTCGGGGTGAAGGTGTTCGGCGAGTGGCATGCAAAGAATCACCCCGATTGGCCGATCGTCCAAAATGTCGGCTTCCTGGTGGACGACGAGGTCTTCTACCCAGGTGACGCGCTCACCGTCCCCGAGGCGGAGGTGCCCACGCTGCTGGTGCCCACCAACGCGCCGTGGCTGAAGATGGCGGAGATGGTGGAGTATCTGCGGACGGTACGCCCCGCGCGGGCGTACTCCACCCACGACGGCCTGCTCAACGACAACGGCCTCGGCCTCGTGGACAACTGGCTGAGGGTGGAATCCGACAAGCTCGGCGCCGACATCCGCCGTCTCCAGATCGGCGAGTCGGTCACCCTGGGCTGA
- a CDS encoding methionine synthase: MSTWEATGVGSHPGDDHLEAVRVVFGEVPGLPYLPELPARGVGADMVGRTAALLIELPVEVQPSGWRLTDRPGRDHQRAVDHLRRDLDALEEIGHDYAGPLKLQVCGPWTLAGTIELRHGDKVLSDAGAVRDLTASLAQGVADHCAEVRRRLPGVTEIVLQLDEPGLPGVLAGTVPTASGFGRLAAVEEWRVEESLRLFDDPVVHCCARSVPFDMLRRGGVRGVSVDASLLRRRDQETLGELVEAGAMLLLGVVPGRDVRLPDVGVIAKPAVELWRRLGFPPDKLAGQVVLTPACGLAGASPAYAKAALAACRKAAQVLKEDPTGGRQEG; this comes from the coding sequence ATGTCTACGTGGGAAGCCACCGGGGTCGGCTCGCATCCTGGAGATGATCATCTTGAAGCGGTCCGGGTCGTGTTCGGTGAGGTGCCGGGGCTGCCGTACCTGCCCGAGCTGCCGGCCAGGGGTGTCGGCGCCGACATGGTCGGCAGGACGGCCGCGCTGCTGATCGAACTGCCCGTCGAGGTGCAGCCGTCCGGGTGGCGGCTGACCGACCGGCCCGGGCGTGATCATCAGCGGGCCGTCGATCATCTGCGGCGGGACCTGGACGCGCTGGAGGAGATCGGGCACGACTACGCCGGGCCGTTGAAGCTCCAGGTCTGCGGGCCGTGGACGCTGGCCGGGACGATCGAGCTCAGGCACGGGGACAAGGTGCTCTCCGACGCCGGGGCCGTACGCGACCTGACCGCCTCGCTCGCCCAGGGAGTCGCGGACCACTGCGCCGAGGTGCGGCGGCGGCTGCCCGGGGTGACGGAGATCGTGCTGCAGCTCGACGAGCCGGGGCTGCCTGGGGTGCTGGCCGGGACCGTGCCGACCGCCTCCGGGTTCGGCCGGCTCGCCGCCGTGGAGGAATGGCGGGTCGAAGAGTCGCTGCGGCTGTTCGACGATCCGGTCGTGCACTGCTGTGCCCGCTCCGTGCCGTTCGACATGCTGCGGCGGGGCGGGGTTCGCGGGGTTTCCGTGGACGCCTCGCTGCTGCGGCGGCGGGACCAGGAGACGCTGGGGGAGCTCGTCGAGGCCGGGGCGATGTTGTTGCTCGGCGTCGTGCCGGGCAGGGACGTGCGGCTGCCGGATGTGGGAGTGATCGCCAAGCCGGCGGTGGAGCTGTGGCGGCGGCTCGGGTTCCCGCCGGACAAGCTGGCCGGGCAGGTCGTGCTGACCCCGGCGTGCGGGCTGGCCGGGGCGTCCCCCGCCTACGCCAAGGCGGCGCTGGCGGCGTGCAGGAAGGCCGCCCAGGTGCTCAAGGAGGATCCTACGGGTGGCAGGCAAGAGGGCTGA
- the ligA gene encoding NAD-dependent DNA ligase LigA: MTSESSVGGVPVAALKRHAELSELVEDARWRYYVLDQPTVSDAQFDEWFKELLALEEAHPSLQTPDSPTQKVGAPVAGDFAKVEHLARMESLDNAFNAEDMAGWATRAERLAEGDPGPYLCELKIDGLAIALVYRDGRLERAATRGDGRTGDDVTANVRTIKGIPHRLKGDDVPSLVEVRGEVYIPVEDFKKLNEQLVEQGKAPFANPRNSAAGTLRQKDPRITAQRPLRMLVHGIGVWEGAKEPRAQSDVYDRLREFGLPVSDLYKVVPDFDGVNGYIEHYREHRHDPAYEIDGVVVKIDSFRTQRELGSTSRAPRWAIAYKYPPEEVNTKLLDIQVGVGRTGRVTPYAVMEPVVVSGSTVERATLHNAAIVVKKGVLIGDTVVLRKAGDVIPEIVGPVAALRDGSEREFVMPTHCPECGTQLAYEKEGDADLRCPNARSCPGQIRERIYFAAGRYALDIDGLGYVAATALTQPLPPQEPVVRTEADLFDLKIEQLIPIKSVVRDQDTGLPKIDPKTGEQKIVSFFSNINGEPSQNARLILSELEEAKQVPLWRVLVALSIRHVGPPTARKLADAMRSIEAVMNASEEELAAVEDVGPRMATTIKEWFAVDWHREIIERWRAAGVRMEDEPAPEKGPQTLGGLTFVVTGTLEGYTRDSASEALAGRGGKVASSVSKKTSFLVAGENAGSKYDKAVSLGVPILDGAGFEVLLKDGPEAAAQVAVKPEEA; encoded by the coding sequence GTGACCAGCGAGTCGAGCGTCGGGGGCGTGCCTGTGGCCGCGCTCAAGCGGCATGCCGAGCTGAGCGAGCTGGTCGAGGACGCCCGCTGGCGTTACTACGTGCTCGACCAGCCCACGGTCAGCGACGCCCAGTTCGACGAGTGGTTCAAGGAGCTGCTCGCGCTGGAGGAGGCCCATCCGTCGCTGCAGACGCCGGACTCGCCGACGCAGAAGGTCGGCGCGCCGGTCGCGGGCGACTTCGCCAAGGTCGAGCACCTGGCCAGGATGGAGAGCCTGGACAACGCCTTCAACGCCGAGGACATGGCGGGATGGGCGACGCGCGCCGAGCGGCTGGCCGAAGGCGACCCCGGGCCTTACCTGTGCGAGCTGAAGATCGACGGACTGGCGATCGCGCTGGTCTACCGGGACGGCAGGCTGGAGCGCGCCGCCACCCGGGGCGACGGGCGCACCGGCGACGACGTCACGGCCAACGTCCGCACGATCAAGGGGATCCCGCACCGGCTCAAGGGTGACGACGTGCCGAGCCTGGTCGAGGTGCGCGGCGAGGTCTACATCCCGGTCGAGGACTTCAAAAAGCTCAACGAGCAGCTCGTGGAGCAGGGCAAGGCGCCGTTCGCCAACCCGCGCAACTCGGCGGCGGGCACGCTGCGGCAGAAGGACCCGCGCATCACGGCCCAGCGGCCGCTGCGGATGCTGGTGCACGGCATCGGCGTCTGGGAGGGCGCGAAGGAGCCGCGGGCGCAGTCGGACGTCTACGACCGGCTGCGCGAGTTCGGGCTGCCGGTGAGCGATCTCTACAAGGTGGTGCCGGACTTCGACGGGGTCAACGGCTACATCGAGCACTACCGCGAGCACCGCCACGATCCCGCATACGAGATCGACGGGGTCGTGGTCAAGATCGACTCCTTCCGCACGCAGCGCGAGCTGGGATCTACCTCGCGGGCGCCGCGGTGGGCGATCGCCTACAAATACCCGCCGGAGGAGGTCAACACCAAGCTGCTCGACATCCAGGTGGGGGTGGGCAGGACCGGGCGGGTCACGCCGTACGCGGTGATGGAGCCGGTCGTCGTGTCCGGCTCGACCGTCGAGCGGGCCACGTTGCACAACGCGGCCATCGTGGTCAAGAAGGGCGTGCTCATCGGCGACACCGTGGTGCTCCGCAAGGCGGGCGACGTCATCCCCGAGATCGTCGGTCCGGTCGCGGCGCTGCGTGACGGGTCCGAGCGCGAGTTCGTCATGCCGACGCACTGCCCGGAGTGCGGGACGCAGCTGGCATACGAGAAGGAGGGCGACGCCGACCTGCGCTGCCCCAACGCCCGCAGCTGCCCTGGGCAGATCCGCGAGCGCATCTACTTCGCGGCGGGGCGCTACGCGCTCGACATCGACGGGCTCGGCTACGTCGCGGCGACCGCCCTCACGCAGCCGCTGCCGCCGCAGGAGCCCGTGGTGCGCACCGAAGCCGACCTGTTCGACCTGAAGATCGAGCAGCTCATCCCGATCAAGTCGGTCGTCCGCGACCAGGACACCGGCCTGCCCAAGATCGACCCCAAGACGGGTGAGCAGAAGATCGTCTCGTTCTTCTCCAACATCAACGGCGAGCCCAGCCAGAACGCTCGGCTGATCCTGTCGGAGCTGGAGGAGGCCAAGCAGGTGCCGCTGTGGCGGGTGCTGGTCGCCTTGTCCATCCGGCACGTCGGGCCGCCCACCGCGCGCAAGCTCGCCGACGCCATGCGGTCGATCGAGGCCGTCATGAACGCCTCGGAGGAGGAGCTGGCGGCGGTCGAAGACGTCGGGCCGCGGATGGCCACGACGATCAAGGAATGGTTCGCGGTCGACTGGCATCGGGAGATCATCGAACGGTGGCGGGCGGCCGGAGTGCGGATGGAGGACGAGCCGGCGCCGGAGAAGGGGCCGCAGACCCTCGGCGGGCTGACGTTCGTCGTCACGGGGACCCTGGAGGGTTACACCCGGGACTCGGCTTCCGAAGCGCTGGCGGGCCGGGGCGGGAAGGTCGCCTCGTCGGTGTCGAAGAAGACGTCGTTCCTGGTGGCGGGGGAGAACGCGGGGTCGAAGTACGACAAGGCGGTGAGCCTGGGGGTGCCGATCCTCGACGGGGCCGGGTTCGAGGTCCTGCTGAAGGACGGGCCGGAGGCGGCGGCGCAGGTGGCGGTCAAGCCCGAAGAGGCTTAA